One window of Candidatus Krumholzibacteriia bacterium genomic DNA carries:
- the rpsC gene encoding 30S ribosomal protein S3, whose amino-acid sequence MGQKTHPVGFRLGINRTWDSRWFSSKDYAKWLDEDIKVRNYVKRRLFRAGVARIEIERSGEKAIVNIFTARPGMVIGRKGSEVDLLREELKQRCGREVQINIKDVKKPELNAQLVAEHIAMQLTQRVAFRRAMKKTLQSAMRMGAQGIKVQCSGRLGGSEIARCEGYHEGRVPLHTLRADIDFARATAHTTFGCVGVKVWIYKGEIFPEEFKKSLARAGEGAK is encoded by the coding sequence ATGGGACAGAAGACCCATCCCGTCGGTTTTCGTCTGGGGATCAACCGGACCTGGGACTCGCGCTGGTTCTCGTCCAAGGACTACGCCAAGTGGCTGGACGAGGACATCAAGGTTCGCAACTACGTCAAGCGACGTCTGTTCCGCGCCGGCGTGGCCCGCATTGAGATCGAGCGCTCGGGCGAGAAGGCCATCGTCAACATCTTTACGGCGCGTCCGGGCATGGTCATCGGCCGCAAGGGGTCGGAAGTCGACCTGCTGCGCGAAGAACTGAAGCAGCGTTGCGGGCGAGAGGTGCAGATCAACATCAAGGACGTCAAGAAGCCCGAGCTGAACGCGCAACTGGTGGCCGAGCACATCGCCATGCAGTTGACGCAACGCGTCGCCTTCCGCCGCGCCATGAAGAAGACGCTGCAGTCGGCAATGCGCATGGGCGCGCAGGGCATCAAGGTGCAGTGTTCGGGCCGGCTGGGCGGTTCGGAAATCGCGCGCTGCGAGGGTTACCACGAGGGGCGGGTTCCGCTCCACACGCTGCGCGCCGACATCGACTTTGCGCGCGCCACCGCCCACACCACGTTTGGTTGCGTGGGCGTGAAGGTTTGGATCTACAAGGGCGAGATCTTCCCCGAGGAGTTCAAGAAGTCGCTCGCTCGGGCCGGAGAGGGGGCCAAGTAA
- the rpmC gene encoding 50S ribosomal protein L29 gives MKAQELREMNIEELKAHQETLLDELANLRVKLVLRQLDNPLRVRHLRKDIARARTLIRQKQLAAK, from the coding sequence ATGAAGGCGCAAGAGTTGAGAGAAATGAACATCGAAGAGCTCAAGGCGCACCAGGAGACGCTGCTCGATGAGCTGGCCAACCTGCGCGTCAAGCTTGTTTTGCGCCAGTTGGACAACCCGCTGCGTGTGCGCCACCTGCGCAAGGACATCGCACGGGCCCGGACCCTCATTCGTCAGAAGCAGTTGGCCGCCAAGTAG
- the rpsH gene encoding 30S ribosomal protein S8, translating to MAMTDPIADYLTRLRNASNSKQKYVDIPASRVKAQMSKILLDSGYVSGVKYIEDDRQGLLRVYLKYTRENTPVIAGAQRVSRPSRRVYTGRTHLPRVLGGYGIAIVSTSQGILTDIECRKRGIGGEIMCEVW from the coding sequence ATGGCGATGACAGATCCGATTGCGGACTACCTGACGAGGCTGCGCAACGCCTCGAATTCGAAGCAGAAGTACGTGGACATCCCGGCATCGCGCGTGAAGGCGCAGATGAGCAAGATCCTGCTCGATTCCGGCTATGTGAGCGGGGTGAAGTACATCGAGGACGACCGCCAGGGGCTCCTGCGGGTCTACCTGAAGTACACCCGCGAGAACACGCCGGTGATTGCCGGTGCGCAGCGCGTCAGCCGCCCCAGCCGCAGGGTGTACACGGGCCGCACGCACCTGCCACGCGTACTTGGCGGCTACGGCATCGCCATAGTGTCGACGTCACAGGGTATTCTCACCGACATCGAGTGCCGCAAGCGTGGCATCGGCGGCGAGATCATGTGCGAAGTCTGGTAA
- the rplV gene encoding 50S ribosomal protein L22, with product MDAYAVSKHVGFPPRKVRQLADLVRGQNVDNALVTLRLTRRAASAAVSKTIRSAMHNLVNKHGGAVSAEDMFVKSILIDEGRTLYRIRPRAQGRAYRIRKRSSHIKVIVSLTEGAENA from the coding sequence ATGGACGCGTACGCAGTATCCAAACATGTCGGCTTCCCGCCGCGCAAGGTTCGCCAGCTGGCGGACCTGGTTCGCGGTCAGAATGTCGACAACGCCCTCGTTACGCTGCGCCTGACCAGGCGGGCGGCGTCGGCGGCGGTGAGCAAGACCATCCGGTCGGCCATGCACAACCTCGTCAACAAGCACGGCGGGGCGGTTTCGGCCGAGGACATGTTCGTCAAGTCGATCCTGATCGACGAGGGACGGACCCTGTACCGCATACGGCCGCGTGCGCAGGGCCGGGCATACCGGATTCGCAAGCGCAGCAGTCACATCAAGGTAATCGTGTCGTTGACGGAGGGAGCCGAGAATGCGTAG
- the rplX gene encoding 50S ribosomal protein L24 has protein sequence MERIVKNDTVKVISGNYKGKTGRVIKVVPDKNRVIVEKIQLVKRHTRPRSQQQQGGIIEKEASIHVSNVMLVCPKCGKPSRTHSGTLSGKKVRVCNSCEEMLTGE, from the coding sequence ATGGAGCGCATCGTCAAAAACGACACAGTCAAAGTTATTTCCGGCAACTACAAGGGTAAGACCGGACGTGTGATCAAGGTGGTTCCGGACAAGAATCGCGTGATCGTGGAGAAGATCCAGCTGGTCAAGCGTCACACGCGTCCGCGGTCGCAGCAGCAGCAGGGCGGCATTATCGAGAAGGAAGCCTCGATTCATGTCTCCAATGTGATGCTGGTGTGTCCCAAATGCGGAAAGCCCTCGCGTACCCACAGCGGTACGCTTTCAGGCAAAAAGGTGCGGGTCTGCAACTCCTGCGAAGAGATGCTCACCGGCGAGTAG
- a CDS encoding type Z 30S ribosomal protein S14, which translates to MAKKSWIVKSNRTPKFKVRAYHRCNKCGRSRAYLRRFGLCRICFRDLALQGEVPGVVKASW; encoded by the coding sequence GTGGCCAAGAAATCGTGGATTGTGAAATCCAATCGGACCCCGAAGTTCAAGGTGCGCGCCTATCACCGCTGCAACAAGTGCGGCCGGTCGCGCGCATACCTGCGCAGGTTCGGCCTGTGCCGAATCTGTTTCCGCGACCTCGCCCTGCAGGGCGAAGTCCCGGGCGTGGTCAAAGCTAGCTGGTAG
- the rplE gene encoding 50S ribosomal protein L5, protein MARLREIYEKEVVPALRKDFGFKNVMEVPRIEKIVVNMGVGEAVSNGKLVDSAMDDLALITGQKPRLNRARVSVAAFKLRENMPIGCKVTLRGERMYEFYDRLVNVSLPRIRDFRGVPSRGFDGRGNFTMGIKEHIIFPEIEYDKIVQVFGMDITIVTSARTDEQALALLTHMKMPFRKN, encoded by the coding sequence ATGGCCAGACTGCGTGAGATTTATGAGAAGGAAGTCGTCCCCGCGCTGCGGAAGGACTTCGGCTTCAAGAACGTCATGGAAGTTCCGCGTATCGAGAAGATCGTGGTCAACATGGGCGTGGGCGAGGCCGTGTCCAATGGAAAGCTGGTCGACTCCGCCATGGACGACCTGGCGCTGATCACCGGACAGAAGCCGCGTCTCAACCGCGCGCGCGTCTCGGTGGCGGCCTTCAAGCTGCGCGAGAACATGCCCATTGGCTGCAAGGTGACCCTGCGCGGCGAGCGCATGTACGAATTCTATGACCGGCTGGTAAACGTCTCGCTGCCCCGTATTCGTGACTTCCGCGGCGTGCCGTCGCGCGGTTTCGACGGGCGCGGAAACTTCACGATGGGCATCAAGGAACACATCATTTTCCCGGAGATCGAGTACGACAAGATCGTTCAGGTCTTCGGGATGGACATTACGATCGTGACGTCGGCGCGCACTGACGAGCAGGCGCTCGCGTTGCTGACGCACATGAAGATGCCGTTCCGCAAGAACTAG
- the rplN gene encoding 50S ribosomal protein L14 has translation MIRMQTMLQVADNSGAKRLQCIQVIGSTRKNSATIGDIISVSVKVAIPGGLVKKGQVAKAVIVRTTKETRRDDGTFIRFDENAAVIINDNKEPIGTRIFGPVARELRDKKFMKIVSLAPEVL, from the coding sequence ATGATCAGAATGCAAACCATGCTTCAGGTTGCCGATAACTCGGGTGCAAAGCGTCTGCAGTGCATCCAGGTGATCGGATCGACGCGCAAGAACAGCGCCACCATCGGCGACATCATTTCGGTGTCGGTGAAGGTCGCCATTCCGGGCGGCCTGGTGAAGAAGGGGCAGGTGGCCAAGGCGGTAATCGTCCGCACCACCAAGGAGACGCGTCGCGACGACGGGACGTTTATCCGCTTCGATGAGAACGCCGCCGTGATCATCAACGACAACAAGGAGCCCATCGGGACCCGTATTTTCGGCCCGGTGGCGCGCGAACTGCGCGACAAGAAGTTCATGAAGATCGTTTCGCTCGCGCCTGAGGTGCTGTAG
- the rpsQ gene encoding 30S ribosomal protein S17 yields the protein MTETNATPRENRRKTFVGLVESAKMNKTIVVSVERLVKHSSYGKYVKRTTKLYAHDEENTCNIGDKVLVMSTRPLSKLKRWRLIEVIERAK from the coding sequence ATGACGGAAACGAACGCAACGCCCCGCGAGAACCGACGCAAGACCTTCGTCGGCCTGGTGGAGAGCGCCAAGATGAACAAGACCATCGTGGTGTCGGTGGAACGTCTGGTGAAGCACAGCTCCTACGGCAAGTACGTGAAGCGAACCACCAAGCTCTACGCCCACGACGAAGAAAACACGTGCAACATCGGGGACAAGGTCCTCGTGATGTCGACGCGGCCGCTCAGCAAGCTCAAGCGCTGGCGTCTGATCGAAGTCATCGAGCGCGCAAAGTAG
- the rpsS gene encoding 30S ribosomal protein S19 yields MARSLKKGPFIDEKLLKKVTTMNQKGERRVIKTWARRSTISPEMIGHTLAVHNGKQFIPVYVTENMVGHKVGEFSLTRQFRGHTHKTKEEKAAKK; encoded by the coding sequence ATGGCGAGGAGTCTCAAGAAGGGGCCGTTCATTGACGAGAAGCTTCTGAAGAAGGTCACGACGATGAACCAGAAGGGCGAGAGGCGCGTCATCAAGACGTGGGCCCGCCGCTCGACGATTTCGCCGGAGATGATCGGTCACACGCTGGCGGTTCACAACGGCAAGCAATTCATTCCGGTCTACGTGACGGAGAACATGGTGGGACACAAGGTCGGCGAGTTTTCGCTGACGCGCCAGTTCCGCGGCCATACGCACAAGACCAAGGAAGAGAAAGCGGCCAAGAAGTAG
- the rplP gene encoding 50S ribosomal protein L16 has product MLMPKRVKHRKQQRGRMSGQATRGSSISFGEYGLKALEPQWITNRQIEAARVAITRHMKRAGKLWIRIFPDKPVTVKPAETRMGKGKGSPEYWVAVVKPGRVLFELEGVPADVAQRALDLAASKLPLKTKFVRRNQED; this is encoded by the coding sequence ATGTTGATGCCGAAGCGCGTAAAACACCGCAAGCAACAGCGCGGGCGCATGAGCGGACAGGCTACCCGTGGCTCGTCGATCTCGTTCGGTGAGTACGGTCTGAAGGCCCTGGAGCCGCAGTGGATCACCAACCGCCAGATCGAGGCGGCCCGTGTGGCGATCACGCGACACATGAAGCGTGCCGGTAAGCTCTGGATCCGGATCTTTCCGGACAAGCCGGTCACGGTGAAGCCGGCCGAGACGCGCATGGGTAAGGGAAAGGGCAGCCCGGAGTACTGGGTTGCCGTGGTCAAGCCCGGCCGGGTGTTGTTTGAACTGGAGGGCGTACCGGCGGATGTGGCGCAGCGTGCCCTTGACCTGGCGGCTTCCAAGCTGCCCCTCAAGACCAAGTTCGTGCGGCGCAATCAGGAGGACTAG
- the rplB gene encoding 50S ribosomal protein L2 yields MGVKKFRPITPTLRYRTVSDFAEITKVGPEKSLTEGLKKSGGRNNLGRQTARRHGGGHKRLYRIVDFKRRKTDVPAKVASIEYDPNRTSRIALLQYADGEKSYIIAPNDLKVGDTVMAGSEADIKPGNALPLEKIPVGTMVHNIELVAGKGGQMARSAGSFAQLMAKDGDYATLRLPSGEMRMVRRECFATVGQVGNLDHENVVSGKAGRTRWLGRRPTVRGVAMNPVDHPLGGGEGKSSGGRPGCSPSGRPDGRKTRKHRKSSTRLIIRRRGKKKTEG; encoded by the coding sequence ATGGGTGTCAAAAAGTTCAGACCGATTACGCCGACGCTGCGCTATCGCACCGTGTCGGACTTTGCCGAGATCACCAAGGTGGGTCCGGAAAAGTCCCTCACCGAGGGACTCAAGAAGTCCGGGGGGCGCAACAACCTCGGACGCCAGACCGCGCGTCGTCACGGTGGCGGGCACAAGCGCCTGTACCGGATCGTCGACTTCAAGCGCCGCAAGACGGATGTTCCCGCCAAGGTGGCATCCATCGAATACGATCCGAACCGCACCTCGCGCATCGCGCTGTTGCAGTACGCGGATGGCGAGAAGAGCTACATCATCGCGCCCAACGACCTCAAGGTGGGCGACACGGTGATGGCGGGCAGCGAGGCCGACATCAAGCCGGGCAACGCGCTGCCGCTGGAGAAGATTCCGGTGGGCACCATGGTGCACAACATCGAGCTGGTGGCGGGCAAGGGCGGCCAGATGGCGCGCTCGGCGGGCTCGTTCGCACAGCTCATGGCCAAGGACGGCGACTATGCCACCCTGCGCCTGCCTTCGGGTGAGATGCGCATGGTGCGCAGGGAGTGTTTCGCCACCGTGGGCCAGGTGGGCAACCTGGATCACGAGAACGTGGTGAGTGGCAAGGCCGGGCGCACGCGCTGGCTGGGACGGCGTCCCACCGTGCGCGGTGTTGCGATGAACCCGGTGGATCACCCGCTCGGCGGCGGCGAGGGCAAGTCCAGCGGCGGACGCCCGGGTTGCAGCCCTTCGGGCCGGCCGGATGGGCGCAAGACGCGCAAGCACAGAAAGTCCAGCACGCGGTTGATCATTCGTCGCCGCGGCAAGAAGAAGACGGAAGGATAA
- the rplW gene encoding 50S ribosomal protein L23: MRTSDIRFIIDAPMLTEKSAVLKESKNRYVFRVDRNANKREIKEAVEKLFNVKVLDVRTAMFPGKMTVVMNKSGRFAGARKPWKKAYVTLAEGQTIEAFDIA, from the coding sequence ATGAGGACCAGCGACATTCGCTTCATCATCGATGCGCCCATGCTCACCGAGAAGAGCGCGGTGCTCAAGGAAAGCAAGAATCGCTACGTGTTTCGTGTCGATCGTAATGCCAACAAGCGGGAGATCAAGGAAGCGGTGGAGAAGCTCTTCAATGTGAAGGTGCTCGACGTACGCACCGCGATGTTCCCAGGCAAGATGACAGTGGTAATGAACAAGTCGGGCCGCTTCGCCGGCGCGCGCAAGCCGTGGAAGAAGGCATACGTGACCCTGGCCGAGGGCCAGACGATAGAAGCCTTCGATATCGCCTGA